Proteins from a genomic interval of Catenulispora sp. GP43:
- a CDS encoding S1 RNA-binding domain-containing protein has translation MSRDVLADAARRHAHARPGHILLAAEPCAIPASVLTVDVLAEQSEDLEASQKYTLRAMLNGIDSVEDLQLFLGLSDGDTGRAVAGLLVAEYVAYQPPALGEARRLTLLPAGQEAARDAQLRHPKAATLPVVYDRLAASVTDWRKNSLLRSSRAKADPGRILLPPASSMPVQTTDLTIAGITSALDARARETFRILGVSGVTENSNYFRDAILLVFKDEDSDALRLGVEVDGVWSEQHAAALEQMGAVERLRLSTAPVETPHEPVSESGERLGKDEVIALQLAADDADDSGDAGNGALDRAAIRWLGVYEHPQWLEDALTNSRRRLLINSPWIRRTVVTEQWVRRVEKLAQTVDVTIFWGLGDNAGTDREALQDLHTAARRSGRLAIVQVDDTHAKLLVSDSYYIKTSFNWLSFRGEPTRKYRQEEGDLVQDQVLADRAYEKYMTENCSFAIEVVGNLPREYRALPTLGVTRSAAIPDQPAPARRDVEQPEVITRETKRQAALRNLVIGQIVSGPVKRLTNYGAFVGLGEVDGLIHISQLASRRVGHPSEVVKVGETVTVMVMEVDFQRGRVSLSRKALST, from the coding sequence GTGAGCCGTGATGTCCTCGCCGACGCGGCGCGCCGCCACGCACATGCACGTCCAGGGCACATCTTGCTGGCGGCTGAACCGTGTGCCATCCCGGCGTCGGTTCTCACCGTCGACGTCCTGGCCGAGCAGTCCGAAGACTTGGAAGCCTCGCAGAAGTACACGCTGCGCGCGATGCTCAACGGTATCGACAGCGTCGAGGACCTGCAGTTGTTCCTCGGACTCAGCGACGGGGACACCGGGCGGGCTGTCGCGGGATTGCTCGTGGCTGAGTACGTGGCCTATCAGCCGCCGGCGCTCGGCGAAGCACGCAGACTGACGTTGCTGCCGGCCGGGCAGGAGGCGGCGCGAGACGCCCAGCTCCGTCATCCAAAAGCAGCGACCCTCCCCGTTGTATACGATCGCCTGGCAGCATCGGTCACTGATTGGCGGAAGAACTCGCTGCTCCGTTCGAGCAGGGCGAAAGCCGATCCGGGCAGGATCCTGCTTCCGCCAGCCAGCAGCATGCCGGTGCAGACGACCGACTTGACGATCGCCGGCATCACTTCCGCGCTCGACGCACGAGCACGTGAGACATTCCGGATCCTGGGAGTCAGCGGCGTCACCGAGAACTCGAACTACTTCCGCGACGCGATTCTCCTGGTATTCAAGGATGAAGACTCCGATGCCCTCCGTCTCGGAGTCGAAGTGGACGGCGTATGGAGCGAACAGCACGCTGCCGCACTGGAGCAGATGGGGGCAGTAGAGCGGCTCCGTCTGTCCACGGCTCCGGTCGAGACGCCCCATGAGCCAGTATCAGAATCCGGTGAGCGGCTCGGCAAGGACGAGGTCATCGCTCTGCAACTCGCAGCAGATGACGCGGACGACAGTGGTGACGCCGGTAACGGTGCTCTGGACCGTGCAGCGATCCGGTGGCTCGGGGTCTACGAGCATCCGCAGTGGCTTGAGGACGCTCTAACGAATTCACGACGTCGGCTGCTGATCAATAGCCCGTGGATCCGACGGACGGTCGTGACCGAGCAGTGGGTCAGGCGGGTCGAGAAACTTGCGCAGACAGTGGACGTCACAATCTTCTGGGGCCTTGGCGACAACGCCGGGACCGACCGAGAGGCCCTGCAAGACCTTCACACAGCGGCACGTCGCTCGGGTCGACTGGCGATAGTTCAGGTCGACGACACCCATGCGAAACTCCTGGTCAGCGACAGTTACTACATCAAGACCAGCTTCAATTGGCTCTCGTTCCGTGGCGAGCCGACGCGCAAGTACCGCCAAGAGGAGGGCGACCTGGTCCAGGACCAGGTGCTCGCGGATCGAGCGTACGAGAAATACATGACAGAGAACTGTAGCTTCGCTATCGAGGTAGTCGGGAACCTGCCAAGAGAATACCGCGCCCTACCTACCCTTGGGGTGACACGATCCGCCGCGATTCCCGATCAGCCCGCTCCGGCGCGGCGTGATGTCGAACAGCCCGAGGTAATCACACGCGAAACTAAGCGCCAAGCGGCACTCAGGAACCTGGTGATAGGGCAGATAGTCTCAGGTCCGGTAAAGCGCCTGACCAACTACGGAGCATTCGTCGGCCTGGGTGAAGTTGATGGGTTGATCCATATCTCGCAACTCGCCAGTCGACGTGTCGGGCATCCCTCGGAGGTTGTCAAAGTCGGCGAGACGGTGACTGTGATGGTAATGGAGGTCGACTTCCAACGAGGACGGGTTTCGCTCTCGCGAAAGGCGCTCTCCACCTGA